A part of Paenibacillus sp. 481 genomic DNA contains:
- a CDS encoding PH domain-containing protein, whose product MKISNPSISDTAKRLHPVSLLFFAAKTLKESLHALPLVPLLVFLASLIYGDNVSWVAVSVLAGSFVFLLIFVFGWIRWYRYKYVLEQGRLYIEQGVWFRKKTWMAKERVLSLDLTVRMYQRPFGLVSLNISTAGAGDSVEELSSISRAEAERIRAALTLSPLERSQARSTDTQSHISLALGDLLNYSVSSVRIGIVLAVFGAIVARFDDVRAVFDIWKFIIEGFGSLWFVWFPLLLMAAAWLIAVIFTILMDFNYELERSDDNLIIRRGLLDKKTVTISLQRIQAVKVVGNMFRRPFGLVSVYIVIAGKKESDTSSIILYPLLKISKLDGFLKSFVPGFELPVQWHGRPEPSARSHFMLLPISLCLFIVVPGMIWLPGYYGWLTLVLPVVAALWGELRYRQAAWSVQDGQLAIRYGGFSLRRVLIPKKRMQWHRISQTALQARRGHATLKIAVAGGREPAVFAIRHAPHSRVSEVAHFLEG is encoded by the coding sequence ATGAAGATCTCTAATCCTAGTATCTCGGACACAGCCAAACGGCTCCACCCCGTATCCCTGCTTTTTTTTGCGGCTAAGACGCTCAAGGAATCACTACATGCTCTGCCGCTTGTCCCGCTGCTCGTATTTCTCGCCTCCCTGATTTATGGGGATAACGTCAGTTGGGTAGCCGTCTCCGTGTTGGCTGGTAGTTTTGTGTTTTTGCTTATCTTCGTTTTCGGCTGGATACGCTGGTATCGTTACAAATACGTCTTGGAGCAGGGCAGATTATACATAGAGCAAGGCGTCTGGTTTCGAAAAAAAACATGGATGGCTAAGGAGCGGGTGTTGTCGCTCGATTTGACCGTCAGAATGTATCAGCGCCCGTTTGGTTTAGTGAGTCTCAACATCAGTACCGCGGGAGCTGGCGATTCGGTTGAGGAACTCAGTTCAATCAGCAGAGCTGAAGCCGAACGAATCCGCGCGGCACTCACATTATCCCCTCTAGAGAGAAGCCAAGCCCGCTCGACTGACACGCAGAGTCACATCTCGCTGGCGCTCGGCGATCTACTGAATTATAGCGTTAGCTCTGTTCGTATAGGCATTGTGTTAGCGGTGTTCGGGGCTATTGTCGCCCGCTTTGATGATGTTAGAGCTGTGTTTGATATTTGGAAATTCATTATCGAGGGATTTGGTTCGCTGTGGTTTGTATGGTTTCCACTCCTGTTAATGGCTGCTGCATGGCTGATCGCTGTCATATTTACGATTCTTATGGATTTCAATTATGAGCTGGAACGAAGCGACGATAACCTTATTATTCGCAGAGGATTGCTGGATAAAAAAACGGTCACGATTTCCCTCCAGCGCATTCAGGCGGTGAAGGTGGTGGGAAATATGTTTCGCAGGCCGTTCGGCTTAGTGAGCGTCTATATCGTAATAGCCGGAAAAAAGGAGAGCGACACGAGTTCCATCATTCTTTATCCGCTCCTGAAAATATCCAAACTGGACGGATTTTTGAAAAGTTTTGTGCCGGGCTTTGAGTTGCCGGTGCAGTGGCATGGACGACCAGAGCCATCAGCAAGAAGCCATTTTATGTTGCTACCGATATCACTTTGTTTGTTCATCGTGGTTCCAGGCATGATATGGCTTCCTGGCTACTATGGATGGTTAACGCTTGTGCTGCCTGTGGTGGCAGCCCTTTGGGGCGAGCTTCGGTATAGGCAAGCGGCATGGTCGGTACAAGATGGTCAGCTTGCCATCCGTTACGGTGGTTTTTCGCTGCGGCGGGTGCTGATTCCGAAGAAGCGGATGCAGTGGCATCGGATATCTCAGACGGCATTGCAAGCGAGAAGAGGCCATGCCACTTTAAAAATAGCGGTTGCTGGCGGGAGGGAACCAGCTGTATTTGCGATCCGTCATGCTCCGCATTCGAGAGTAAGCGAAGTCGCGCATTTTTTAGAGGGGTGA
- a CDS encoding PH domain-containing protein yields MREELAGKIDKNALMVWRLTAMIILSPSILILAALLLLSLMFHWPLWIFSSVLILSLLSVLILVVIIPIRRYNRWSYAIQEQSIELHHGIWLWKRTMIPMVRVQHVDMKQGPLLRRYGLASITISTAAGSHQIPALTVQTAEQVQRQVMAYAEVSDEDL; encoded by the coding sequence TTGCGTGAAGAGCTTGCAGGGAAAATCGACAAGAATGCGCTTATGGTGTGGAGGCTGACAGCGATGATTATCCTTTCGCCATCCATTCTTATTTTAGCTGCCTTGTTACTATTGTCGTTAATGTTTCATTGGCCACTTTGGATATTTTCGTCTGTGCTAATCTTGAGCTTGCTCTCGGTCCTTATTTTAGTCGTTATTATTCCAATACGCCGCTACAATCGCTGGTCTTATGCTATCCAAGAACAATCGATAGAGTTGCATCACGGCATTTGGCTGTGGAAGCGTACGATGATTCCGATGGTACGCGTTCAACATGTTGATATGAAGCAAGGGCCGTTGCTGCGCCGTTATGGTTTAGCGTCCATTACGATTTCAACCGCAGCTGGAAGTCACCAGATTCCAGCGCTTACGGTACAGACGGCTGAACAGGTTCAGCGGCAAGTTATGGCCTATGCGGAGGTTTCGGATGAAGATCTCTAA
- a CDS encoding TetR/AcrR family transcriptional regulator yields the protein MPKIVNHDTQREMIAEVAWKIVSRDGVEAASVRNIAKEAGLSMGSMRHYFPSQADLYIYLMELVSSKAGKRIQAMIASTSTPTMQQLIHLTMQLLPIHNETRLEMEVWLWYNAKAVSTPALKPLNAKIYEETYLLIKLVIDALIHLKLAKKGIDPHYEMDRLYALVDGLALHCFMHPSEASEEKIASILTRHLEELCES from the coding sequence ATGCCAAAAATCGTAAACCATGACACTCAAAGAGAAATGATTGCTGAAGTTGCCTGGAAAATTGTTAGTCGGGACGGTGTGGAAGCGGCGAGTGTACGCAATATTGCGAAGGAAGCCGGGTTGTCCATGGGCTCCATGCGCCATTATTTTCCCAGCCAAGCGGATCTGTACATCTATCTCATGGAACTCGTAAGCAGCAAGGCAGGGAAGCGCATTCAAGCGATGATCGCTTCCACATCCACTCCTACTATGCAGCAACTTATCCATCTTACAATGCAACTGCTGCCCATTCATAACGAAACAAGACTAGAAATGGAGGTATGGCTTTGGTATAACGCCAAAGCAGTGAGTACGCCCGCATTAAAACCGCTGAACGCCAAAATCTATGAAGAAACCTATCTATTGATCAAGTTGGTCATCGATGCGCTTATTCACTTGAAGTTGGCTAAGAAAGGGATCGATCCCCATTATGAAATGGATCGGCTTTATGCCCTAGTGGACGGATTGGCCCTTCATTGTTTCATGCATCCTAGTGAGGCTTCCGAGGAGAAAATAGCATCCATTTTGACTCGTCATTTAGAGGAATTGTGTGAGTCGTGA
- a CDS encoding transcriptional regulator — MTPFENDYEEWLQENIAKENNSRRRELLTKGLGHGTVEFLRTIWYPAVGNLNHLFPEWEVRDFNNGCRYLDLAYMPGGAKGCIEIHGYRSHARDIEVSRFKDLCMKQALLALDDWLFFPIAYRSIKDDPGVCKQLVLSFAGKFLATSAATGLPWSEAETLRFARRRMSPFVPRELANHLLLSENRTRTILRSLVNKNLLVVASGKQRYRTYRLAVS, encoded by the coding sequence ATGACACCATTTGAGAATGACTACGAGGAGTGGTTACAGGAGAATATCGCTAAGGAAAACAATTCGCGAAGACGAGAACTACTTACTAAGGGACTAGGCCATGGAACTGTCGAGTTTCTTCGAACAATTTGGTACCCTGCTGTCGGTAATCTGAATCATTTGTTTCCAGAGTGGGAGGTGCGTGACTTCAATAATGGGTGCCGATATTTGGATTTGGCATACATGCCTGGTGGTGCTAAGGGCTGCATCGAGATACACGGCTATCGCTCCCATGCCAGAGATATTGAAGTTAGCCGCTTCAAAGACTTGTGTATGAAACAGGCCTTGCTTGCGCTTGATGACTGGTTATTCTTTCCGATTGCATATCGATCTATAAAAGACGATCCCGGAGTCTGCAAGCAGTTAGTACTCTCCTTCGCAGGAAAATTTCTAGCAACGTCTGCTGCGACGGGCCTACCTTGGTCTGAAGCTGAAACTTTGCGATTTGCTCGCAGACGCATGAGCCCCTTTGTACCAAGAGAGCTTGCTAATCATCTCTTGCTCTCAGAGAATCGGACTCGAACGATTCTTCGATCGTTAGTGAACAAAAATCTACTTGTTGTTGCAAGCGGCAAGCAGCGATACCGCACCTATCGGTTGGCGGTCAGCTGA